AAAGCTTAAATCCTGCCTTGAGTCTTTGAGTGGTACGGAGATCGCTCAGCAGACTCCAAAGCGTGTGGTTCACAGGCGGGCAGATCTTGTCCGGAAAAGGCACGTGCACAGCATTACGCTTGACGAGCTGACAGATAACGGTCATGCCCACATAACCGTAAACTGTGAAGGTGGGCTGTACGTCAAAGAGCTGATTTCCGGGGACGAGGGCAGGACAAACCCGAGCCTGACAGGGCTTTTAGGAGTCCCGGCGCTTGTGGAAGATCTTGATGTAGTTAACGTCGAAATTTAAGCTCCAGGCATCTGAATCTGCTTTAAATAAACGAAATCAATCCAAATAGTTTGAATCAATCCAAATAGTTTGAATCAATCCAAATAGTTTGAATCAATCCAAATAGTTTGAATCAATCCAAATAGTTTGAATCAATCCAAACAATTTGACTCGATCTAATCTAAATCAATCTGGATTTCAATCTGAATCAGTTTCATTAGCCGGTCGGGCCACAGGGAAAGAGTGGCTTAATGAACGGTTCATTTAAATAACATCCATCTTATTTAGAGGAAAATCAATTATTAAAGAGAAACTTTATTAGAGAGAAACTAATCGAGCATTCTAACGGAGGAACATGCGATGACAAATTCCCACGGTGAAAAACGCTGCACAAGGTACAAATTACAGAAGACGGTTCGTGAAAGAGGAATTTCCCCTATAAGCAGGGCAATTCAGGAATTCAAAGAAGGGCAGATGGTCCACATTGACATCGACCCAAGCATCCAGAAAGGTATGCCAAATCCAAAGTTTCAGGGTTCTACCGGGAAGGTTATCGGGCAGCGCGGTCGCTCATATGTGCTGGCAGTCCGCAACGGAAACGCAATGAAGGAAGTATTTTCCCTTCCCCAGCACCTGAAACCTCAGAAGTACTGATTCCTAGCAAGGCAGTTAGGTTTTTACAACCTAATCTTCCTTTTTACTCTGGGATTTAAGGTCTGCAGGCTTCTAACCGGAGGTTTAAAATTCTACCAGAAATTCCGGCAAATAACAACCTTATTTACGGCCCTTTTAAAAATTAGTCTATTATCCTGGAAAAGGAACATCTATAATTATGGAACATCTATAATTATATATCATTTGTATTACATATAGCTGAGATAGTTCAGGATAACGTTATTCATTATTCAATAACAGTTCCGGCTTATCGGGCGCATGTCGGGTACTGAAAGGCATAAAATGCCAACTGCAGGAATCAGAGCTCACAATGAAGCAGTAGAAAAGATTGCTCTGTAAGGAAATACAACTACCTGAAATTTTAATTCAAAAGAGTGTATTCCAATGATAGTTAAGGAAGTCATCAACGAAGAGTTATTGACATTGGCCGAGGTCAAGGATATACTTTCCGGGATCGCTGACGAGCGCAGAGAGCAGGGGCTCGAGGTTGCATACAGTTTCAGAAAAGCCCTGCATCATGCGGAACAGTTCTCTAAAATTAATGGGGAGAAAGCAAGAGAACTTGTTAATAAGTTACTTGAGCTTGAAAAAATGAAGCCCGTTATTGCGATAAGGATAGCAGACATTCTGCCTCAATCCAGAGATGAACTCAGGTCAATCTATGCGAAAGAAAAGTACACCCTGAGCAATGAAGAGCTGGATCAAATTCTGGACTATGTATTCGTGGCTATGGAATAATTAAAAAGTAAAGAGAATAAGCTATATAACAGTTTATCTTGTTATTCATGAGGGAATTATCCGAAATCTGGTTAGAGTACTTTTAAGTATCAAGGGAGTACCCTGACCTGAAAAATTTAGCAGCAGAGGATTCCCCGGTTCTCTAAGATCAGATCTTAATGGGGTTTCATATTTATCGATAGGATGGGTGCTGATGGTAGTAGAGAAGTCGCAATCAGGTAGACCGTATACTGGCAGGTCGTCTGCCGAAAGACCTTCTTCTGGCAGCAGACGGCCGGCAGGCAAACCGCAATATGAAAGGCAGTCAGAAAGAGCTCCGCGCTCATCCGGAAAAACCATGGAGAATTCACAGGACAGGGAGGAATATGTATGGGTCCTCGATTATCTTCCCTATGGAAAATCCGTTGACGGCACGTCAACGTTCCAGAAAAAACCTCTTGTGCAGGCTGTAGGGGATAAAAAATTTACTCTTATGGAACTGGTCCCAAAATCCGGTGTAATTCCTGAAATCCAGTCAAGAGTCTACATCGGGCCTGGAGACAGGAATGAAATAGACCACGTAAAACAGAGGATAGGGTATTCTGACCTTACTACCGGAGCAAACCTCGAATTGCCCTTTATCCTTGAAGCCTGTGTCAGGCACAAAGAAGAGAGGTTCGTAAAGTTCTTCAACGAAGCCCATTCCATTACAACCCGCTTGCATATGCTTGAACTCCTTCCCGGGATAGGAAAAAAACTCATGTGGTCTATCATTGATGAACATAAGAAAGGGGACTTTAAGAGCTTTCAGGATATCCGCGAGAGAATCCCGAGTCTTCATGACCCTGTTAAAGTCATTTCCCACAGGATTATAGAAGAACTCAAGGATGATTTCATTAAGTACAGGCTTTTCACCGTCCCTCCTCGCCGCCAGGGCTCGAGCGATCGGTGAAATATTTCCTTTCTTTTTTTAACCCCTTTTCTGGTATAGGACTTCTGAAGGTTCAGTTTTTGAGAATTTATCCAAATATTATCTATTAAAAACACTTAATCTACTCAGGAGGTTTCAGCCCTGGTTCGTTCCATTCTCAAAAAGTACAACATAAAAGGAGGCACCTTTGACCAGCACTTCCTTATTGATATCGGTTACCTGGACCGAATAGTTGCTGCTGCTGAACTAAGCCCGCAGGATACGGTTCTTGAAATCGGGGCAGGAATAGGAAACCTTACCGAACGGCTTGCAAGGCGAGCAAAAAAGGTAATTGCAGTCGAGCTTGACCCTGCCCTTGTTTCAGTCCTGCATGACCGTTTCGATAAAGCAGAAAATGTGGAGATTATCGCAGGTGATGCCCTGAAAGTCGAGTTTCCAGAGTTTGACAGGGTTGTTTCAAACCTCCCCTATTCCATCTCCTCGGAAATCACCTTCAAGCTCCTGCGCCGCAAATTCAAACTTGGGATTCTTATGTACCAGTACGAGTTCGCAGCCCGCATGGTCTCTCCTCCGGACTGCAAGGACTACTCCCGCCTTACGGTCGATACATATTACTTTGCCGATGCTTCCATCCTCATGAAAGTTCCAAAAGGCGTCTTTCAGCCAGCACCTGAAGTAGATTCTGCAGTTGTCAAGCTGATTCCCCGCCCGGCTCCATTCGAAGTCCGCGACGAAGCTTTCTTTCTTGAATTTGTGGCTGCAGTCTTCAGCCAGCGCCGAAAAAAATTGAGGAATTCGATCCTGAACACAAATCATGTGCTCAAAATCCCGGAAGTCAAAGAGGTTGTAAGCCAGCTCCCTGAAAATTTCATGAACAAAAGGGCTGAAAACCTTACTCCTGAAGAGCTTGCAAGCATTGCAAACATGATTTTTGACCTCAAATCCAGATAATCCATGGTTGAAATACAATACAAAAACACCCGGGTCAAACTCGGAGCCACAGACCTTGTCTACGAGCCTGCAGAAGACTCCTTCCTGCTTGCTGACGCGGTCCTTGATGAAGCAGAGCCAGGTATGCGTATCCTGGAAATCGGGGCAGGCTCGGGTTTTGTATCTGCCGTGCTAAGGGCAAATGTGACGGGTGTCCGCGTATTTGCAACCGAGATCAACCCGCATGCTGCCCGCTGTGCAAAAGTAAATGGGGTTGAGGTCATCCTCACAGACCTTTTCAGAGGCCTGAAGCCGGAAAGCCAGAAAACCTCTTTTGACCTCATCATCTTTAACCCGCCCTACCTCCCTACTTCCAAAGAAGAAAAAATCCCAGGCTGGTTAAATTATGCTTTTGACGGCGGAGCCAGCGGGCGGGAAACCCTTGACCGTTTTTTAGATGAAGTCAGGAACTACCTGAAACCCCGAGGAAAAATTCTGGTGTTGATCTCTTCGATTACCGGGATGGAAGCAGTGAAGGAGAAGATGGGGAAACTGGGGTTTGAGGTCGA
The Methanosarcina sp. WWM596 DNA segment above includes these coding regions:
- a CDS encoding RNA polymerase Rpb4 family protein, which encodes MIVKEVINEELLTLAEVKDILSGIADERREQGLEVAYSFRKALHHAEQFSKINGEKARELVNKLLELEKMKPVIAIRIADILPQSRDELRSIYAKEKYTLSNEELDQILDYVFVAME
- the rsmA gene encoding 16S rRNA (adenine(1518)-N(6)/adenine(1519)-N(6))-dimethyltransferase RsmA gives rise to the protein MVAAAELSPQDTVLEIGAGIGNLTERLARRAKKVIAVELDPALVSVLHDRFDKAENVEIIAGDALKVEFPEFDRVVSNLPYSISSEITFKLLRRKFKLGILMYQYEFAARMVSPPDCKDYSRLTVDTYYFADASILMKVPKGVFQPAPEVDSAVVKLIPRPAPFEVRDEAFFLEFVAAVFSQRRKKLRNSILNTNHVLKIPEVKEVVSQLPENFMNKRAENLTPEELASIANMIFDLKSR
- a CDS encoding 50S ribosomal protein L21e produces the protein MTNSHGEKRCTRYKLQKTVRERGISPISRAIQEFKEGQMVHIDIDPSIQKGMPNPKFQGSTGKVIGQRGRSYVLAVRNGNAMKEVFSLPQHLKPQKY
- a CDS encoding DUF655 domain-containing protein, giving the protein MVVEKSQSGRPYTGRSSAERPSSGSRRPAGKPQYERQSERAPRSSGKTMENSQDREEYVWVLDYLPYGKSVDGTSTFQKKPLVQAVGDKKFTLMELVPKSGVIPEIQSRVYIGPGDRNEIDHVKQRIGYSDLTTGANLELPFILEACVRHKEERFVKFFNEAHSITTRLHMLELLPGIGKKLMWSIIDEHKKGDFKSFQDIRERIPSLHDPVKVISHRIIEELKDDFIKYRLFTVPPRRQGSSDR
- a CDS encoding HemK2/MTQ2 family protein methyltransferase; amino-acid sequence: MVEIQYKNTRVKLGATDLVYEPAEDSFLLADAVLDEAEPGMRILEIGAGSGFVSAVLRANVTGVRVFATEINPHAARCAKVNGVEVILTDLFRGLKPESQKTSFDLIIFNPPYLPTSKEEKIPGWLNYAFDGGASGRETLDRFLDEVRNYLKPRGKILVLISSITGMEAVKEKMGKLGFEVDVVGRKKVSFEELMVVRGKLL